Within the Corynebacterium tuberculostearicum genome, the region GCGCCCACCCTTGGTGTTCTGGAAGATGTCTTCCTTCACAATGGACGCCTCACGGCCCTGTCCCATCAGCTCCTGTCGGTAGATCTCCGCGAGGACCAGCTGGTCGGTCTCATTGGCATCGACCAAAATGCCAATCGGCTCGCTCTGGGGACTCTTAGCAATGGGGTTGGTATCGAACTGGGAAGAGCAGCTGGAAAGCAGCGTTACAGACAGCACCACACCGGCAATGGCGCGGGCGGGACGGGCAAAGCTGCGCATAGCGATACTCTTCTCCTTTTTGGTTAGCGGCGCGTGAGCGTCTAGCTGATTCTACACCGAGGGCGTGTTTACCTCCTGTTGCGGCGTGACTAAGATGGCAAGGGTTATGTCTAGCGTTATTACTGAATCCGCCGTACGCGAGGCACTCTCCCGCGTCGAAGACCCCGAAATCGGCCGCCCCATCACCGAACTCAACATGGTGAAGTCCGTTACCGTCACCGGTAATGACGTGGCCGTGGAAATCTACCTCACCATCGCTGGCTGCCCCATGAAATCCACCATCGAGTCCAATACCCGCGCTGCGGTAGAGGATATCGAGGGCGTTGGAAACGTCACGGTGACGATGGAAGCCATGAGCGACGAGCAGCGCCGCGAGCTGAAGAAGAAGCTGCGCGGTGGCCAAGCCGAGCCGGAAATCCCATTTGCAAAGCCAGATTCCACCACTCGCGTTTTCGCGGTGGCCTCCGGTAAGGGCGGCGTAGGCAAGTCCTCCATGACCGTCAACCTTGCCGCGGCATTGGTCCAGAAGGGCCTCAAGGTTGGCATCGTGGACGCCGATATTTACGGCCACTCCGTACCCAACCTGCTGGGCTGCACCGACGGCCCCACCGTGCTCGATGATGAGATGCTGCTGCCGCCGATTTCTCATGGCATTAAGCACATTTCCATCGGTCAGTTTGTGGAGGGTAATGCCCCGGTAGTCTGGCGCGGCCCCATGCTCCACCGCGCGCTACAGCAATTCCTGGCTGACGTTTTCTGGGGCGACCTCGACGTGCTGCTCTTGGATCTGCCTCCGGGCACTGGCGACGTCGCCTTGTCCGTAGCCCAGCTCATCCCGAATGCGGAGCTACTCATTGTCACCACCCCGCAGGCCGCGGCGGCCGAGGTGGCAGAGCGCGCCGGATCCATCTCCCAGCAGACCCGCCAGCGCGTGGCCGGCGTAATTGAAAACATGGGCGCCATGGTGATGCCGGATGGCTCCACCATGGATGTCTTTGGCTCTGGCGGCGGACAGATTGTGGCCGATCGCCTAGGCGTCATCTTGGGCCATGAGGTGCCACTGCTGGCCTCCGTGCCGTTGGATCCCACCCTGCGCAGCGGTGGCGATGCCGGCACACCGATTGTTCTCGATTCCCCCGAGTCCCCCGCCGCCCAACAGATCCAGGCAGTGGCCGATAAGCTGGCCATACGTTCTGATTCCCTGGTGGGCAAAAACCTCAACTTGGGCGTGAACTAGCGCTCTAGGTTACATCGCCCCACAAGCCGCCGCCGGTGGATTCTTGCCCACCGCGTGGCGGC harbors:
- a CDS encoding Mrp/NBP35 family ATP-binding protein is translated as MSSVITESAVREALSRVEDPEIGRPITELNMVKSVTVTGNDVAVEIYLTIAGCPMKSTIESNTRAAVEDIEGVGNVTVTMEAMSDEQRRELKKKLRGGQAEPEIPFAKPDSTTRVFAVASGKGGVGKSSMTVNLAAALVQKGLKVGIVDADIYGHSVPNLLGCTDGPTVLDDEMLLPPISHGIKHISIGQFVEGNAPVVWRGPMLHRALQQFLADVFWGDLDVLLLDLPPGTGDVALSVAQLIPNAELLIVTTPQAAAAEVAERAGSISQQTRQRVAGVIENMGAMVMPDGSTMDVFGSGGGQIVADRLGVILGHEVPLLASVPLDPTLRSGGDAGTPIVLDSPESPAAQQIQAVADKLAIRSDSLVGKNLNLGVN